One genomic window of Legionella jordanis includes the following:
- a CDS encoding Crp/Fnr family transcriptional regulator, with translation MTLWPSSHSYNPCQACTLVSFCQNPPSSSLNKTRIYQAGEVLVKANSALDHIKIIRQGAAKAQQFLATGKEQIIHFYLPGEPIGFDAIPNKMHPHAVCALVETTTCELSLQHLLDFTCSSATLQAKLLEVTQKFPSLSFNYYYSASIPAAQRLGSFFIHLANRIKQCNIPYPYTLPMKQQDIANFLGITAETTSRLLALFQKEQLIKMINKNISFIDVEALKFKTVA, from the coding sequence TTGACTCTTTGGCCTTCCTCACATAGCTATAACCCATGCCAGGCATGCACTTTAGTCTCTTTCTGCCAGAATCCGCCTTCTTCATCTCTTAATAAAACCAGGATTTATCAAGCGGGAGAGGTGTTGGTCAAAGCGAACTCAGCTTTGGACCATATTAAAATTATCAGGCAAGGCGCCGCCAAAGCACAGCAATTTTTAGCCACCGGAAAAGAGCAAATCATTCATTTTTACTTGCCGGGCGAACCGATTGGATTTGATGCAATTCCCAACAAAATGCACCCGCATGCAGTATGCGCCCTGGTCGAAACCACAACTTGTGAACTTTCTTTGCAACATTTGCTTGATTTCACTTGCAGCTCTGCAACTTTACAAGCAAAACTGCTTGAGGTTACGCAAAAATTTCCAAGCTTGTCTTTCAATTACTATTATTCCGCTTCGATTCCCGCGGCACAACGGCTTGGCAGTTTTTTCATCCATTTAGCCAATCGCATTAAACAATGCAATATCCCCTACCCTTATACTTTGCCCATGAAGCAACAAGATATTGCTAATTTTTTAGGGATTACAGCAGAAACCACCAGCCGATTACTAGCCCTCTTTCAAAAAGAGCAATTAATAAAAATGATAAATAAAAATATCAGCTTCATTGATGTAGAAGCCTTAAAGTTTAAAACTGTGGCCTAA
- the cydP gene encoding cytochrome oxidase putative small subunit CydP, translated as MKAIARDIQVTLFFKLLFLFLLWWVCFSGPKHKISPQDLFLARGGVHSQLTKTSTR; from the coding sequence ATGAAAGCGATCGCTCGTGATATCCAAGTAACTTTATTTTTTAAATTGTTATTTTTATTCCTCCTGTGGTGGGTTTGTTTCAGCGGTCCAAAACATAAAATTAGCCCACAGGACCTGTTTCTTGCACGGGGTGGTGTGCATTCACAATTAACAAAAACGAGTACAAGGTGA
- a CDS encoding cytochrome ubiquinol oxidase subunit I produces the protein MIPGSDVVDLSRLQFALTALYHFLFVPLTLGLSLLLAIMETIYVMTGKEIWRQLVKYWGLLFGINFVMGVATGLTMEFQFGTNWAYYSHYVGDVFGAPLAIEGLMAFFLEATFVGLFFFGWDRLTRFQHMVCTWLLALGTNLSALWILIANGWMQNPVGAEFNFKTMRMEVNHFFDIFFNPVAQAKFVHTISAGYVTGAVFVLSVSAYFLLRGRNIPFAKRSMTVAVSFGLASALSVVVLGDESGYLANSNQKMKMAAMEAMWHTEKAPASLTLIGIPDEQNQNTKYAVEIPYVLGLIATRSLNEPLEGISELIEQGKQHIHEGMRAYKALTQLQINPGDEQAKTEFQKYGKSLGYGLLLKKYRESVSDASEEQVDKAAHDLAPHVTPMFFSFRIMVACGFFFIFLFAMGFYLSIKRKLHSTRWYLVIAWLALPLPWVAAELGWVVAEYGRQPWVVQGILPTAVATSSVSSSQLITSLIFFISFYSTLAIIELYLMVKYIRLGPEQASH, from the coding sequence ATGATTCCTGGCAGTGATGTGGTTGATCTTTCTCGCCTACAGTTTGCGCTGACGGCCCTCTATCATTTTTTATTCGTGCCGCTGACGCTGGGACTTTCTTTGCTTCTTGCAATAATGGAAACCATCTACGTCATGACTGGAAAAGAAATATGGCGTCAGCTGGTTAAATATTGGGGATTATTATTTGGGATTAACTTCGTTATGGGGGTGGCCACGGGATTAACCATGGAGTTTCAGTTTGGAACCAACTGGGCGTACTACTCACATTACGTAGGCGATGTTTTTGGAGCCCCTTTGGCCATCGAAGGCTTAATGGCTTTTTTCCTCGAAGCCACTTTCGTTGGTTTGTTTTTCTTTGGTTGGGATCGCCTAACCAGGTTCCAACATATGGTTTGCACTTGGTTGTTGGCCTTGGGCACGAATCTTTCAGCCTTATGGATTTTGATTGCTAACGGTTGGATGCAAAATCCAGTAGGGGCGGAGTTTAATTTTAAGACCATGCGCATGGAAGTGAATCATTTCTTTGACATCTTCTTTAACCCGGTTGCTCAAGCTAAATTCGTGCATACGATTAGTGCGGGTTATGTTACCGGTGCGGTATTTGTATTATCCGTAAGCGCCTATTTTTTATTGCGGGGGCGCAATATCCCTTTCGCCAAACGTTCAATGACAGTTGCTGTTTCCTTTGGGTTGGCATCGGCTCTTTCGGTGGTGGTCCTGGGTGATGAGAGTGGTTATTTGGCAAATAGCAATCAAAAAATGAAAATGGCTGCGATGGAGGCTATGTGGCACACAGAAAAAGCACCAGCCAGTTTGACTTTAATTGGTATACCTGATGAACAGAATCAGAACACCAAATATGCAGTTGAAATTCCTTATGTATTGGGATTAATTGCTACACGCTCTTTAAATGAACCGCTTGAAGGAATTTCTGAACTGATAGAACAAGGGAAGCAACACATTCATGAAGGTATGCGCGCCTATAAGGCTTTAACCCAACTGCAAATTAATCCAGGGGATGAGCAAGCCAAGACGGAGTTTCAAAAGTATGGGAAATCCTTAGGCTATGGTTTGCTGCTAAAAAAATACCGTGAATCCGTTTCCGATGCCAGTGAGGAACAGGTGGATAAAGCTGCTCATGACTTAGCTCCTCATGTAACACCGATGTTCTTTTCATTTCGAATCATGGTGGCGTGTGGGTTCTTTTTTATCTTCCTGTTTGCAATGGGGTTTTATTTATCGATCAAAAGAAAATTGCACAGCACTCGCTGGTATCTAGTCATTGCCTGGTTAGCACTTCCACTTCCCTGGGTAGCTGCCGAACTGGGTTGGGTGGTTGCTGAGTATGGCCGCCAACCTTGGGTGGTTCAGGGAATTTTGCCGACCGCGGTTGCAACTTCCTCTGTAAGCTCATCGCAGCTTATCACCTCACTCATCTTTTTTATAAGTTTTTACAGCACCTTGGCCATTATTGAGCTGTATTTGATGGTGAAATACATTCGCTTAGGTCCTGAACAAGCAAGCCATTAG
- the cydB gene encoding cytochrome d ubiquinol oxidase subunit II has translation MSLDYETLRLIWWILLGLLLIGFAIMDGFDLGIAIWLPFVARTDMEKRILINCIGPTWEGNQVWFILGGGAIFAAWPMLYALSFSAFYLAMLLVLLAFILRPVGFKYRSKLNHPKWRRSWDSALFIGGFIPALIFGVAIGNVLQGVPFQFDPSLRSFYSGTFLALLNPFALLCGVLSVAMLAMQGAYFINIKTEGHLQQRAVKAGRAASLLTICLFGIGGFWIYSAVDGYSLLSIPAYDGPSNPLYKQVIRESGAWLGNYQKMPATLLMPAIGIICSFLAMFLDRKPLLAFLSSSLSIFGIIATVGVSMFPFILPSSSNPNQSLTVWDSSSSELTLLIMLIATIVFLPLVILYTSWVYRVLRGKVTVNSIVENDKVFY, from the coding sequence ATGTCTTTGGATTATGAAACACTACGCCTTATTTGGTGGATTTTGCTGGGCTTGTTATTAATTGGATTTGCAATCATGGATGGTTTTGATTTGGGCATTGCAATTTGGCTACCGTTTGTTGCCAGAACCGACATGGAAAAGCGAATATTAATCAATTGCATTGGACCAACCTGGGAAGGCAATCAAGTCTGGTTCATTTTAGGCGGAGGTGCAATTTTTGCCGCATGGCCCATGCTCTATGCGCTTTCTTTCTCTGCATTTTATTTAGCCATGTTGCTGGTGCTCCTGGCTTTTATTTTGCGGCCTGTAGGGTTCAAATACCGTTCTAAATTGAACCATCCGAAATGGCGGCGATCTTGGGATAGCGCCTTATTTATTGGAGGGTTCATTCCCGCTTTGATTTTTGGCGTTGCCATTGGCAATGTGTTGCAAGGTGTGCCTTTTCAATTTGATCCAAGCCTGCGTTCATTCTACAGCGGTACATTTTTAGCGTTACTCAATCCATTTGCACTGCTCTGTGGTGTTTTATCAGTAGCGATGTTGGCTATGCAGGGAGCTTATTTTATCAATATTAAAACGGAAGGGCATTTGCAACAAAGGGCAGTCAAAGCGGGACGTGCTGCGAGTTTATTAACCATATGCCTCTTTGGCATAGGGGGTTTTTGGATTTATAGTGCCGTAGATGGCTACAGTTTACTCTCTATTCCTGCTTATGATGGTCCATCAAATCCATTGTATAAGCAAGTGATACGCGAATCCGGTGCCTGGTTGGGCAATTATCAAAAAATGCCTGCAACCCTGCTCATGCCTGCGATTGGCATAATCTGCTCTTTCTTAGCGATGTTCCTGGACAGAAAACCCTTGCTTGCATTCCTCTCCAGCTCGCTGAGTATTTTTGGGATTATTGCTACGGTTGGGGTGAGCATGTTTCCCTTTATTTTACCCTCATCCAGCAATCCTAATCAGAGTTTAACTGTATGGGATAGTTCATCAAGTGAATTAACTTTATTAATTATGTTAATCGCAACCATTGTCTTTTTACCGCTGGTTATTTTGTACACATCCTGGGTCTACCGTGTTTTGCGGGGAAAGGTTACGGTGAACAGTATTGTCGAAAATGATAAGGTATTTTATTAG
- the cydX gene encoding cytochrome bd-I oxidase subunit CydX, translating to MWYFSWILGTGLACTFAVLNALWLEVRSNDAPKEMKGAD from the coding sequence ATGTGGTATTTTTCTTGGATATTGGGTACTGGATTGGCATGCACTTTTGCTGTTCTTAATGCTCTTTGGCTTGAAGTGCGAAGCAATGATGCACCCAAAGAGATGAAAGGGGCTGATTAA
- a CDS encoding calcium/sodium antiporter, with amino-acid sequence MIILLMLVSLIALLWAANNLVTGASGIAAHYRLSPLLVGFTLVALGTSAPEIMIAITASIEGAPDITIGDAIGTNIANIGLVLGLTALIKPLRVQSTLLRREYPLLFLVMLFSYSLMLDGYLGVLDGCLLLLMCLGLLGYFIFLTRQQRPQRQQTLAFQHAVLAKRSLKIHVIHLLIGLIVLPISARYLVNSSITLGHMLGVSDLIMGLTILSIGTCLPELMTSVVAVLKDADDIAIGNILGANMFNLLAVIIFPSIIHPAVISTTLLWRDIPVMFITTFVLLWINYRNKQKMARWHGGILVLIYICYMCSLIINAAMK; translated from the coding sequence ATGATTATTTTATTGATGCTAGTTAGCCTTATTGCCTTATTATGGGCTGCAAACAATTTGGTTACCGGGGCTTCTGGTATTGCGGCTCATTATCGTCTTTCTCCATTACTTGTGGGATTTACTTTAGTGGCTCTAGGCACTTCAGCGCCTGAAATTATGATTGCCATTACCGCTTCCATCGAGGGAGCACCGGATATCACAATAGGCGATGCAATAGGTACTAACATCGCCAACATAGGTCTGGTATTAGGATTGACCGCACTGATTAAACCGCTTCGTGTGCAGTCAACCCTGTTGCGGCGTGAGTATCCTTTGCTGTTTTTGGTCATGCTTTTTTCTTACTCGCTGATGCTAGACGGATACCTTGGGGTGCTAGACGGTTGCTTGCTGCTATTAATGTGCCTTGGATTACTTGGTTATTTTATTTTTTTAACCAGACAGCAACGACCCCAACGACAACAAACTCTTGCCTTTCAACACGCGGTGCTGGCCAAACGCTCGCTTAAAATACACGTCATCCATTTGCTTATTGGCTTAATTGTATTACCCATTAGTGCCCGTTACCTGGTCAATAGCTCGATTACTTTAGGTCACATGCTAGGAGTTAGTGATTTGATTATGGGATTAACCATTCTTTCCATAGGCACTTGCTTACCTGAATTAATGACTTCCGTTGTTGCTGTGCTAAAAGATGCCGATGACATTGCCATTGGTAATATTTTAGGCGCGAACATGTTTAATCTTTTGGCAGTGATCATATTTCCTAGCATTATTCATCCCGCTGTAATCAGCACAACTTTGTTATGGCGTGATATTCCAGTGATGTTCATAACCACCTTTGTGTTATTGTGGATAAACTATCGTAATAAACAAAAAATGGCTCGTTGGCACGGAGGGATACTGGTCCTTATTTACATTTGCTACATGTGTTCTTTAATTATTAATGCAGCAATGAAGTAG
- a CDS encoding MFS transporter: protein MFKKQRHLFKNAAFRNFLLSCILAMFGNGLTYIVMVWALMQYDASVVSTAILMACFWLPNVVLGPFLGVLADRCNRKKLLTITVLLRALCLFAFAVLTSKNYASAFAIYTLAAIIGTLLASYIPVAMAFVREIVSTEEDLLYANAMLDTAYEIGAVLGMGCAGFILASTSFAMCFLINGACYLFATLFILLIRHEAKHSINPLQESFFQQFVAGGRYIVSRVPVLFIYLVQGLFFICYMTAPVLLAPFAKSVLHSDVSQFGWLESMLSAGIIVGGFLSPWLATVFTLWRVVFAQVIIGIVSFYLFSHTQSTELAIFYHFFIGFSFSSWALLTTLAQELTDLKYQGRVQSLFNSLSGVVIVVFYYVLARWKDIPLAQLYNAEIVLLLLAAVILMVMTIIRSRSVVSLQNT, encoded by the coding sequence ATGTTTAAAAAACAACGTCATCTTTTTAAAAATGCGGCTTTTAGAAACTTTCTTTTAAGTTGCATACTGGCAATGTTCGGCAATGGATTAACCTATATCGTCATGGTATGGGCTCTCATGCAATATGACGCCTCAGTGGTTTCTACGGCAATCCTTATGGCTTGTTTCTGGTTGCCCAACGTAGTGCTTGGTCCTTTTCTTGGAGTCCTTGCTGATCGATGCAATCGTAAGAAATTACTCACCATTACGGTGTTGCTAAGGGCGCTTTGCCTGTTTGCCTTTGCTGTACTTACTTCAAAAAATTATGCCTCTGCCTTTGCTATTTACACCTTGGCAGCCATTATTGGTACATTGCTGGCTTCTTATATACCTGTTGCCATGGCATTTGTACGTGAAATAGTATCCACTGAGGAAGATTTACTTTACGCGAATGCCATGTTGGACACTGCCTATGAAATCGGGGCTGTACTTGGGATGGGTTGTGCAGGGTTTATTCTGGCCAGCACTTCATTTGCCATGTGCTTTTTGATAAATGGAGCCTGTTATTTATTCGCTACTCTATTTATTTTGCTGATCAGGCACGAAGCTAAACACAGCATCAATCCATTGCAAGAGTCATTTTTCCAGCAATTCGTCGCAGGCGGGCGCTACATTGTTAGCCGAGTCCCGGTGTTATTTATCTATTTGGTTCAGGGTTTGTTTTTTATTTGCTACATGACCGCCCCTGTCTTGCTGGCGCCCTTTGCAAAATCTGTGCTGCACAGTGACGTTAGTCAATTTGGTTGGTTAGAATCAATGTTATCGGCGGGCATTATTGTGGGAGGTTTTTTAAGTCCTTGGCTGGCAACTGTCTTTACCTTGTGGCGGGTGGTTTTCGCACAGGTTATTATTGGGATTGTTTCATTTTATCTGTTTAGCCATACGCAAAGCACCGAGTTGGCCATTTTTTATCATTTTTTTATTGGCTTTTCATTTTCTTCCTGGGCCTTACTCACCACTTTGGCGCAAGAATTAACGGATTTAAAGTATCAAGGAAGGGTGCAATCTTTATTTAATAGCCTGTCTGGAGTGGTCATTGTAGTGTTTTACTATGTATTGGCGCGTTGGAAAGACATTCCTCTGGCGCAATTGTATAATGCTGAAATTGTCTTGCTTTTGCTGGCTGCAGTCATTCTAATGGTGATGACAATCATTCGCTCACGATCCGTTGTTTCTCTTCAAAACACTTAA
- the mutY gene encoding A/G-specific adenine glycosylase has protein sequence MKIHDLNSKAFEALQQEFSGPLLRWFDSHGRKDLPWQNPRTPYQVWVSEIMLQQTQVKTVIPYFHRFMQRFPSLWHLAQAPEDEVLSLWSGLGYYSRARNLIKTAKIICDEHQGVFPNDVNLLIGLPGIGASTAAAIASQAFGLPTAILDGNVKRILCRYFMVNGFPEQSSVKKQLWELANQCMPLSRCADYTQAIMDLGATCCTPKNPGCNLCPLSPSCLAHLKGTVASYPFKKVKKTKPVEVRHFLLLYNEDGKIYLEKRPPAGLWGGLWCMPMMEQGLAPEAYLLQHYDLKSIQLEEVVRLKHSFSHFHLHITALAVLVSPSGNAVHENNGNWFHLNQINQLGLAKPTMSIIKCFEEKQRIVSE, from the coding sequence ATGAAGATTCATGATTTAAATTCAAAAGCATTCGAGGCTTTGCAACAGGAATTTAGTGGGCCTTTATTGCGGTGGTTTGATAGCCATGGCCGCAAGGATCTGCCCTGGCAAAATCCTCGCACTCCTTATCAGGTCTGGGTTTCTGAAATCATGCTTCAGCAAACACAGGTAAAAACGGTAATTCCTTACTTCCACCGCTTTATGCAGCGTTTTCCAAGCCTTTGGCATTTAGCCCAAGCCCCTGAGGATGAGGTGTTATCGCTCTGGTCAGGTCTTGGCTATTACAGCCGAGCCAGAAATTTAATCAAAACTGCAAAAATAATATGCGATGAACATCAAGGTGTCTTTCCAAATGATGTTAATCTCCTTATTGGTTTACCGGGTATTGGTGCTTCCACTGCTGCAGCAATAGCGTCTCAAGCATTTGGCTTACCAACGGCAATCCTGGATGGCAATGTAAAGCGCATTCTTTGTCGTTATTTCATGGTTAATGGCTTCCCAGAACAAAGTTCTGTCAAAAAACAACTCTGGGAGTTGGCAAACCAATGCATGCCATTGAGTCGCTGCGCAGACTATACACAAGCTATTATGGATTTAGGTGCTACCTGTTGCACTCCCAAAAACCCTGGTTGTAATCTTTGTCCGCTAAGCCCGAGCTGCCTGGCTCATTTAAAGGGAACGGTTGCAAGTTATCCCTTTAAAAAAGTCAAAAAAACAAAACCTGTTGAGGTTCGCCACTTTTTACTCCTGTACAATGAGGATGGAAAAATATATTTAGAGAAAAGACCTCCTGCGGGGCTATGGGGAGGACTTTGGTGTATGCCTATGATGGAACAGGGGCTAGCACCCGAAGCCTATTTGTTGCAGCACTATGATCTGAAAAGCATACAGCTGGAAGAAGTAGTAAGATTAAAGCATTCTTTCAGTCATTTTCATTTGCATATTACCGCATTGGCAGTCTTGGTCAGCCCCTCTGGCAATGCAGTTCATGAAAACAATGGGAACTGGTTTCATCTGAATCAAATTAACCAGCTTGGGCTTGCTAAGCCCACAATGTCCATCATTAAGTGTTTTGAAGAGAAACAACGGATCGTGAGCGAATGA
- a CDS encoding AsmA family protein, translating to MNFIKKSVIGLSLFLVTITFILWALAKSIKPEIIKDYVSSQLSALTHQQSTIQGDISWQIFPRPAVKITGVQIGQLQGETPYSIMLDNLLFNLKITPLLRGKLVFSELNVNGFEVDINPEAQRPSESNKQPAASKQTSDNNIAEKFAIARVLLSHGQIRWKSQQKTLSLTNLQIGAEQFNLNKLSFPLQFKTLLTLNIGENAVARAQINFKGNTSLSSTLFSKPLLTIENSPLYGQLTIQDVKVQQLKINKIGAHVKTKNGVLQLNPLTLSLYNGESVGDLAYEYASKKLTINQMATNLNGNRLSFDLLQKKLLKGSLDFSLHTQANLQNPHWLETAMGNGNLSIKDGEMESINLNKVIDETSRKINQLINGKKDEVKDVLQLSQFDDPAFFRGNTNFKLLTIQYSLENAVLASNSLVLQTDRLQLKGDGALNLKDNSLNSHLLATVSLNDPEVDKIQQILGGNFPLMVKGSLTEPLVLPDLSIINPILTRYWLKEALVKPVKEIHKQIKTLLSNEDS from the coding sequence ATGAACTTTATAAAAAAATCCGTTATTGGGCTTTCTCTTTTCCTGGTTACAATCACCTTCATCCTCTGGGCACTGGCCAAATCCATTAAACCAGAGATCATTAAGGATTATGTCAGTTCCCAGCTAAGCGCCCTTACCCATCAGCAAAGTACAATTCAAGGGGATATTTCCTGGCAAATTTTCCCAAGGCCTGCCGTCAAAATTACAGGGGTTCAGATTGGCCAACTCCAGGGAGAAACACCCTACTCCATTATGTTAGATAATTTATTGTTTAACCTAAAAATAACTCCGCTACTTCGCGGCAAATTGGTTTTTAGTGAACTGAATGTAAACGGTTTTGAGGTGGATATTAACCCCGAGGCACAAAGGCCCTCAGAGAGCAATAAACAACCTGCCGCGTCTAAACAGACATCTGATAACAACATTGCAGAAAAATTTGCCATTGCCCGCGTACTCTTGAGCCATGGCCAGATTAGATGGAAATCACAACAAAAAACCTTATCCCTTACCAATCTGCAGATTGGAGCGGAGCAATTTAATCTAAACAAACTCTCCTTCCCTCTTCAATTTAAAACGTTACTTACTCTCAATATTGGGGAAAATGCAGTTGCGAGAGCCCAAATAAATTTTAAAGGAAATACCTCTCTATCCAGTACTTTATTCAGCAAACCGTTATTAACTATTGAAAATAGTCCTTTATATGGTCAACTGACTATTCAAGACGTCAAAGTTCAGCAATTAAAAATTAATAAAATTGGTGCTCATGTAAAAACAAAAAATGGCGTTTTGCAGCTTAACCCCTTAACTTTGTCCCTTTATAACGGGGAATCTGTTGGTGATCTCGCCTATGAATATGCTAGTAAAAAATTGACAATCAACCAAATGGCTACCAATCTTAATGGCAATAGGCTCAGCTTTGATCTTCTGCAAAAAAAACTACTGAAAGGCAGTCTTGATTTTTCACTTCACACCCAAGCCAATCTGCAAAATCCCCACTGGTTAGAAACAGCAATGGGTAATGGAAATTTAAGTATTAAGGATGGCGAGATGGAATCCATTAATCTTAATAAGGTAATTGATGAGACCAGCCGCAAAATTAATCAGCTAATCAATGGTAAAAAAGATGAAGTCAAAGACGTTTTACAACTTAGCCAATTTGATGATCCTGCTTTCTTTAGGGGCAATACCAACTTTAAACTCTTAACCATTCAGTATTCTTTAGAGAATGCAGTATTAGCCAGTAATTCTCTGGTACTGCAGACGGATCGCTTGCAATTAAAAGGGGATGGGGCTTTAAACCTGAAAGACAATAGCCTCAACAGCCATTTATTGGCAACTGTCAGCCTGAATGATCCCGAAGTGGATAAAATTCAACAAATCCTCGGAGGAAATTTTCCATTGATGGTTAAGGGCAGCTTGACTGAACCCCTGGTCCTTCCCGATTTATCTATCATTAATCCAATTTTAACTCGATATTGGTTAAAGGAAGCGCTCGTTAAACCCGTTAAGGAAATTCATAAGCAGATCAAAACATTACTAAGCAATGAAGATTCATGA
- a CDS encoding S1C family serine protease, which produces MELMMIKRFRLILLILSSFLAVPLHSTTLDELLPNERNTVEIFQNFSPKVVYVHRLATVLNHSYERTQVAAGAGSGIIWDAEGHIVTNYHVIHGADNLRVSIGKLTVPAKVVGAEPRKDIAVLAITSPKALEMLKNFTPFILARTNDLLVGQKTIAIGNPFGLDHSLTVGVISALGRQVPGVGGVTIRDMIQTDTSINPGNSGGPLLDSKGRLIGMNTAIYSNSGSSAGVGFAVPADDIARIVPQLIKNGRVVLAGIGVQVVEPRIAKQLGIKKGLLVADVLANTPAAQAGLRGTLRDSFGRIRLGDVILAINGHPVKNYDMFYNILVDMKVGEPITVTLSRHGKKMNYKMKTIDIAAY; this is translated from the coding sequence ATGGAGTTGATGATGATTAAAAGGTTTCGCTTAATTTTGCTAATTCTAAGCAGTTTCCTTGCAGTCCCCCTGCATAGTACTACGTTAGACGAGCTTTTGCCAAATGAACGTAATACCGTGGAAATTTTTCAAAATTTCTCACCTAAAGTGGTTTATGTACATCGCTTGGCAACCGTACTGAATCATTCCTATGAGCGCACTCAGGTAGCCGCTGGTGCAGGTTCGGGTATCATTTGGGATGCTGAGGGCCATATTGTGACCAACTATCATGTTATTCACGGGGCAGATAATTTAAGAGTGAGCATTGGTAAATTAACAGTGCCAGCAAAAGTAGTAGGGGCTGAGCCACGCAAAGACATTGCTGTGCTGGCTATCACGTCTCCGAAAGCGTTGGAGATGTTAAAAAATTTCACTCCATTCATTCTGGCTAGAACCAATGATCTGTTAGTGGGCCAAAAAACCATTGCCATTGGCAATCCCTTTGGTCTGGATCATAGTTTGACGGTTGGTGTCATTTCTGCACTGGGTCGACAAGTTCCTGGAGTTGGAGGTGTTACCATTCGTGACATGATTCAAACCGATACCTCAATCAATCCTGGAAACTCAGGTGGTCCCTTGCTGGATAGCAAAGGAAGGCTAATTGGTATGAACACCGCCATTTACTCAAATTCTGGGTCATCTGCCGGCGTTGGCTTTGCAGTTCCTGCCGATGATATCGCGCGGATTGTTCCTCAGCTTATCAAAAATGGCAGGGTAGTTCTTGCAGGTATTGGTGTTCAAGTGGTGGAACCTCGCATCGCCAAACAGCTAGGCATTAAGAAGGGCTTATTGGTCGCAGATGTTTTGGCTAACACCCCAGCAGCTCAAGCCGGACTAAGAGGTACTTTAAGAGACAGCTTCGGTCGAATCCGCCTAGGAGATGTCATTTTGGCTATTAATGGGCATCCCGTTAAAAATTACGATATGTTTTACAATATCTTGGTCGATATGAAAGTTGGGGAGCCTATTACTGTGACTCTTTCAAGGCACGGTAAGAAAATGAATTACAAGATGAAGACCATTGATATTGCAGCCTATTGA
- the pyrE gene encoding orotate phosphoribosyltransferase — MDTFKESFIRLALDCQVLKFGEFTLKSGRTSPYFFNAGLFYDGEALRKLGQFYAKTLLTEQIQFDHLFGPAYKGLPLATATAIALAELGVNVTVTFNRKEIKDHGEGGQLIGAPLQGKTIIVDDVITAGTAFRESQTLIKQYGGQLSAVIIALDRCEKGLHEQSTLAEIQAQGIEVYSIINLFDLIDFLSLEGREKEVERLLEYQQQYGCNNKGG, encoded by the coding sequence ATGGATACTTTTAAAGAATCATTCATTCGATTAGCTCTGGATTGCCAAGTGTTAAAATTTGGCGAATTCACTTTAAAGTCGGGGCGCACAAGCCCATATTTTTTTAATGCAGGCCTTTTTTATGATGGTGAGGCTCTAAGGAAGCTGGGGCAATTTTATGCCAAAACCCTCTTAACCGAGCAAATCCAGTTTGATCATCTCTTTGGCCCGGCTTATAAAGGCTTACCACTCGCCACCGCAACTGCAATCGCCTTAGCTGAATTGGGAGTAAACGTAACTGTGACTTTCAATCGCAAGGAAATCAAAGATCATGGTGAAGGTGGACAATTAATTGGCGCCCCTTTGCAGGGTAAAACCATCATTGTGGATGATGTGATCACCGCAGGTACAGCATTTCGTGAATCTCAAACTCTGATTAAACAATATGGTGGCCAATTAAGTGCTGTGATTATCGCCTTGGATCGCTGTGAGAAAGGATTGCATGAACAATCCACTCTAGCGGAAATCCAGGCACAAGGCATTGAGGTTTATTCAATTATAAATTTGTTTGATTTAATAGACTTTTTGAGCCTTGAAGGCCGTGAAAAAGAGGTTGAACGATTATTAGAGTACCAGCAGCAATATGGATGTAACAATAAAGGTGGGTAA
- a CDS encoding cold-shock protein — MSQRESGHVKWFNEKKGFGFIINEQGDDIFVHYKDIQGVGFKTLHENDAVTFVLDKGPKGYKAQDVIVVSDEAR, encoded by the coding sequence ATGTCACAAAGAGAAAGCGGCCATGTTAAGTGGTTCAATGAAAAAAAAGGATTTGGATTTATCATCAACGAACAAGGGGATGATATTTTTGTTCATTACAAAGATATCCAGGGGGTAGGTTTTAAAACCTTGCATGAAAACGATGCAGTGACTTTTGTATTAGACAAAGGTCCGAAAGGTTATAAGGCTCAAGATGTCATTGTGGTTTCGGATGAAGCACGTTAA